CCCAACTGACGGATCTTACCCGACTGTTGCAACGTCTCGACCGCTTCTGCCACTTCCTCTGGCACCATCAGTGGGTCTGGACGATGAAGGAGCAGTGTATCAATTTGTTCAATGCCTAAACGCTCAAGAATGCCATCAACCATGTTGAGAATATGCGTTTTAGAAAAATCGTATCGACCTGGCCCGATTTCGTCGGCGAAGCGAATACCGCACTTAGACTGAATGGTGAGTTGGTCGGCTAACTCTGGGCGATCTTTTAGCGCGATGCCAAATACTTTTTCCGCTTTGCCGCGTGTATAGATGTCTGCATGATCGAACACGGTAATTCCAGATTCAATTGCAGTATCAATAACTTGATGGGCTTGTTGAATGTGGTTAGCGGTAATAGGACTATCATCCCATCCACCACCGAGCCCCATGCAACCGTAAATAAGTTGAGAGTGGTTTCCTTTGTTCACATTTTGAGAAGACATCTCGCGACTCCATTTTATTTTGACTGACACTAGAATGCCTGAAGAAATTGGTAAGAAAAATATAGCCAATGAAAATCATTATTTGATATAACAAACAATCAAGTGAGCGAGATCAGAGTTAGGTAAAGTGAATGCAGCATAAGAAAATAGAAAGGCTGATGTTATTTTCGGAAGTAGCGAAACAGCTCAGTTTCACCAAGGCTGCGGACGCGCTAGATATCTCGCGTGGCTATCTCTCGACACAAATCAAACAGCTTGAAAAAGAGCTGGGCTATAGCTTGATGATTCGTTCTACACGAAGCATTCGATTGACGCCTCAAGGGGAGAGAGTGGCGGCAGGGATGGAGTCTATCTCACAGACGCTGGTGGATCTTGAACGTAAAGCCGAATATGAAAATCAGTGCCTCGAGGGGACGATTCGAATTACTGCACCTATGCAGTTTACTCAAGGGGTATTGTTAGATTTATGCCGCCGGTTCAGTCATAAACACCCAGGTATACAGTTTGAGGTTGAATGCAGCTATCGGAGCTTTAATCTGGTTAGAGACAATTTCGATTTCGCTTTTCGAGCAACGCGAAATCCACCTGAAAATATGATTGCTAAAAAGCTCTTTTCTTATAGCCATGCGGTGACTGGTTCTCCTGACTATTTTTCGCAGAAGAGCGTGCCCACGCATCCAAAACAGTTGGTCGAACATGATTGCATGAACAATAGTGATGATGCGACCTGGTCATTTGCCGACGGTGATTACCCAATTCGTGGTTGGCTTAAGAATAACGATAATCTGATCCTAAAAACGCAGGCTCTTGAAGCAAGAGGCATCATCTACACACCGGACTACTTTGTTCGTAAAGAAGTGGACAGTGGTAAATTGGTCAGTGTGTTATCAGATCATATATCAACGTCGAATGACTTTTACTTGCTGTATCCGCCTATCGTTAACTGTTCGCAACGACTTAGCAAGTTTATCGAGTTTATCTTGCAAGAATTCGCTCCTGAATCTGAAGCTTCTTAGCCTTACATTTGCTGACCTCTTAATACAGTAATTCTGCACTAGTTGATTAACATGTAAGCAACTCGCGCGATAGATATAAGGGGACAGGGATGAGATACAGCCTTGGTGTGCTCGCTTTACTGAGTAGTTTGGTTAGTGCAGGGGAGTTTTCTACTGCGGAAGCGCCGACGGCAGGTTGTCCGGGTGATTTTTTTACTAAGAAGGCAAAGATCTTTGATGCCGTGACCATTTGTGCCACCCAACATGTCGCGGATAGCAAATTACAGCATGCTGCTAACGTGACGGCGCAATGGCTTGATAATAATCAAGATGGCGTGGTTGATGAGCCAAGATTGATTGTACCACTGCAGGGCAATCATGCGACTTTGTTGATGAGCAGCGAAGGATTTAGTGATCAGGCGTTTGATAAGCTAGAGCCTTATTTTGATCATATGGTTGGTCAGGACCTAGCCGCTAATGAAACTAACCCACAACGTCAACGAGATGCTTCTCAAGAGGAGATTCATCACCTTATTGTCAATGCTGGATGGCAATCTTATTTACCTGCGGTGTTTAGTGATAGTAAAACGCAACGCAGTGAGATCTATAAACAGTGGCAGTTAGCGGAGCAACAAGGGCTGTATAAATATGACGACCCTACCTGTGATGATGCATGTAAAACCATAGAGTTCTTCTATTTGGGAACGGCCGCGTACTTGGGGTCTAAAGCCGATCTTGAAAACGATGAAATGCGTGTCAAAACGCGCGAAGAGTTACAGCACATGTTGCCGGGACTTGTGAAAATCTTCGAGTCGAAGCGTTATCATTACCCATTGGTGCAGTGGCCGGACGGGAACTATGCTTTTTCGAGCAATATTGCTTACGTGGGAACCCAATTGAAATAGCGAGTGCTTGGTCGTTGATTGAAAGCAGAATGGAAAAAGAGGTGCGCTAAGCACCTCTTTTGGACTTGTATGTTATTGATTAGTTTAGGTAAGCATTGAGCATCCAAAGCAGCTTTTCTTGTTCGCGAATATAGTCGCCCATCAGTGCGGCGGTACCTTCATCACTCGCTTCTGCGGCTTGCTCTAGGATCTCTCGTTGACGATGAATCAACACAGAGAAGCCATTAACCAACCCAGTGACACATTCTTTGCCTCGGAAAGCATTTTGGTGCTCTTCAATTTGGCTTTGTTCAAGGTAACGACTGAACGAATGATCTGGAGTATGACCAATGGTCAGAATACGCTCCGCTAGCTCATCAATTTTGGTCTGGAGGTCGGTGTAGATTTCTTCAAATTTCACATGGAGTTCAAAGAACTGCTCACCCTTAATGTTCCAGTGGTAACCACGAGTGTTCATGTACAACACCTGGTAATTCGCGAGTAATTGGTTTAGCTCAACTGCGATTAACTGAGATGCGTTTTTATCAAGGCCGATTAGGTTAGTGCTTGTCATAATACTGTCCTCTGGGAAGAGTGAAATCTTGTTTTGTTGGGGTCAGTATATGGTGTTTCCAGAGGTCGGGATAATCGATTGTAAGGATAGTATTGATAGTTTTAAACTATTAAAAAGAGACCTGATGAGGTCTCTTTTTAGGGATTAGTGGGAAATAATCACTTCTTCATTAGGCACACGATGACGCTCCCCGTAGATGCCTTCTTCAGTTCGCACGCCGCAACTGATGATCATCGTGATCTCATCATGGTCTGCGATACCAAGTAATGCTTTTGCTCGCTTGGAATCGAATCCTTCCATTGGGCATGTGTCATAGCCTTGTTCTCGCATAGAAAGCATAAAGGTCATAGACGCCAGTGCTGCGCTTTTGTGAAGACACACGCGTACATCTTGCTTGCTGACTTCGCGCACCATAGGTTTGTTGCGCCCTAACCAAAAGCTGTAGAGCTTTCTTACCATGCCTCGAATACCCCACGCATCATTGTTATAGACCATAGGGATCAACTTGTCGTAGTACTTAAATGCACGCTTTGATGTTTCATCTTCGCGGCCAGCAAAGTTTGCTCGAACAATGTCGGCGTTCATAGCGGCGCGCTGTTTCCATTTACCTGGAGTAACGGTCACTACGACCAGCTCATTGGCGGTCTTCGCCGCATTTTGCCCCATACAAATGTCGGCAAGCTTCTGACGTTTATCTTCACTGATGACACGATGAAACGCCCACATCTGCATATTGCTGCTGTTAGGGCTAAGCGTTGCGTGTTCAAGTGCTCGCTGTACGGCATTATGGTCAAACGCCGCTTCAGCATCGTATTTGCGAACTGAGCGGCGAGAGTTAAGGAGTTGTTCAAGTGGAGAGGCGTTATTCATGGTTGTACCTGATGCTTGTAATCGGCACCTTTCTATCAGGTATCTCGCCTCTCTACAAGTAACATGGCGCTCAGTCAGAGAGGAATTACTTCGCAGATGGACAGTTTGCCACGGGTTTTCCTTTCAGCTTAATACTGCGCAGTTTGGCAAACGAAATAGGGGTTTTCTCGATGATGAACATCAAGATGACCGAGCCAACTAGGGTGCCAAAGAAGATGACAAGATCAGCTGAGACTGTTTGTAGCTCGAGTACGGCGACCAAGTTGTTCATATAGATGACGACCAACAGATGCACTACATAGATCGGTAACACCCACTGCCCGAGCTTTAGCCATATTGGCTGATTGCCGAGATTTGGTTTAGCGAGTAAGAAAAAGAACAAACCTGTCGCCCAAATCGCCGTACCCAATAGAAAATCATTCATATTAAATATTTGCCCCTTTCCATGCAGATAATAAGCTTCTGCAAAATGTAGCAACATACCTGCAGCAGCAATTAGAAGGGCGATTGTTGCGGACATGGACCAATTATTACGGCGGGCTTCGAATCCAATGGCGACCATCAAGAAGCTAAAGAAAGGACCATTTCTGGTAAAAATTGGCGTTGCTACCTCAGTTATCACGCCATAGCTTCCTGCGATAAGTCCGTACACATAAATAATGGCGGCAAAAGGAATGATCAGTCTGCGACATTTATTGTCAACAAACCAAGCAATCATCAAGACTGCTATAGCCAAGGATGGAATAAACCACAGGTGAACTAATCCGCCTTCAAACAAGGAGTTTAGAGGTGCTTGCATTAGATATTGCCAGTACCCTTGTCGCTCCGCTAGATAACCTTGTTCTGCGACAACACCCAAGTTAAACGGCAATAGGAGGTGGATGATGCTCCAAACTAACCAAATCACCATCAGCGGTATGCAGTAGTCTCTCGCCGTTTTGTACGGAGCGGCATTCAGCTTTGGATAGATGAGATAACCGGCAATAAGGAAAAACAGCGGCACAGCGAATCGTGCGGCTTGGTTGGTGACAAAGTTTAACCAGGGCTCTTCATCAATGTAGCCGTAGTCCATAAACAACTGACAGTGAATAGAAATAATAGCCACTAAAGCGATCACTCGAGCTAGCTCGAAACTCGCAATTTTTTCTGATTTTTTAATAGCTTGCTGCATATCTTATAAATGGCTCTGCAATGTAATTGGAACCTGACCACATTAGCATTTATGTGTATTACTGATGTGTTCAGCGTCAATAATTTTGCGTGCAACAACAAGAATTTTGCAACAATTTGTGCTGAGTCGTAATTTCCTTGTCGCTTGTTGAGCGTTCACTTTTTCTAAACTGAGCGAAGAAATTATTTGATTTTATAGCGTTAACTTACCGCATAGCATGGGATCCGATTTATGGGAGGCAGCT
This is a stretch of genomic DNA from Vibrio maritimus. It encodes these proteins:
- a CDS encoding aldo/keto reductase, translating into MSSQNVNKGNHSQLIYGCMGLGGGWDDSPITANHIQQAHQVIDTAIESGITVFDHADIYTRGKAEKVFGIALKDRPELADQLTIQSKCGIRFADEIGPGRYDFSKTHILNMVDGILERLGIEQIDTLLLHRPDPLMVPEEVAEAVETLQQSGKIRQLGVSNMNLHQMTLLQSALSTPIVCNQLEMSLTKLDWLEEGVTSHASSTLGTIEYCRSNNTELQAWGSLSQGLFTGRDVSNQPEAVKNTAATVAKLAAKYQVSTEAIVLGWLLRHPAKIAPVIGTTNVDRIRACAQAESFELTREDWYSLFVAARGQQMP
- a CDS encoding nitroreductase family protein, producing MNNASPLEQLLNSRRSVRKYDAEAAFDHNAVQRALEHATLSPNSSNMQMWAFHRVISEDKRQKLADICMGQNAAKTANELVVVTVTPGKWKQRAAMNADIVRANFAGREDETSKRAFKYYDKLIPMVYNNDAWGIRGMVRKLYSFWLGRNKPMVREVSKQDVRVCLHKSAALASMTFMLSMREQGYDTCPMEGFDSKRAKALLGIADHDEITMIISCGVRTEEGIYGERHRVPNEEVIISH
- a CDS encoding LysR family transcriptional regulator is translated as MQHKKIERLMLFSEVAKQLSFTKAADALDISRGYLSTQIKQLEKELGYSLMIRSTRSIRLTPQGERVAAGMESISQTLVDLERKAEYENQCLEGTIRITAPMQFTQGVLLDLCRRFSHKHPGIQFEVECSYRSFNLVRDNFDFAFRATRNPPENMIAKKLFSYSHAVTGSPDYFSQKSVPTHPKQLVEHDCMNNSDDATWSFADGDYPIRGWLKNNDNLILKTQALEARGIIYTPDYFVRKEVDSGKLVSVLSDHISTSNDFYLLYPPIVNCSQRLSKFIEFILQEFAPESEAS
- a CDS encoding acyltransferase — protein: MKKSEKIASFELARVIALVAIISIHCQLFMDYGYIDEEPWLNFVTNQAARFAVPLFFLIAGYLIYPKLNAAPYKTARDYCIPLMVIWLVWSIIHLLLPFNLGVVAEQGYLAERQGYWQYLMQAPLNSLFEGGLVHLWFIPSLAIAVLMIAWFVDNKCRRLIIPFAAIIYVYGLIAGSYGVITEVATPIFTRNGPFFSFLMVAIGFEARRNNWSMSATIALLIAAAGMLLHFAEAYYLHGKGQIFNMNDFLLGTAIWATGLFFFLLAKPNLGNQPIWLKLGQWVLPIYVVHLLVVIYMNNLVAVLELQTVSADLVIFFGTLVGSVILMFIIEKTPISFAKLRSIKLKGKPVANCPSAK
- a CDS encoding Dps family protein, whose translation is MTSTNLIGLDKNASQLIAVELNQLLANYQVLYMNTRGYHWNIKGEQFFELHVKFEEIYTDLQTKIDELAERILTIGHTPDHSFSRYLEQSQIEEHQNAFRGKECVTGLVNGFSVLIHRQREILEQAAEASDEGTAALMGDYIREQEKLLWMLNAYLN